The region AATAATTTCAGAATCTGTTGATAATTCTTTTAAAGCATTTATTCTTTGAAGTTCTTTATTTGGTCTCTGATTTGCCATTCTTTCAGCAATAAGAGCATCTCCACCTTCTATTAATTTGGTTCTTCTTGGACTACCAAATCTTTTTTTAAGTTCTTTCATCTCTTTAATCATCACTTTCATTAATTCTTTTTTATCGTTAATAATTAACTCGAGCTCTATTCTCTTACTTTTTAAATCTTTTATTTCATTTTTTAGTGAATCTTTTTCCAGACTCGTAATTTTTTTTAAAGGCATACCTAGTATCCCATCAGCTTGTCTTTCATTTATCTTTAAGTTAATAATTAAATTATTTCTTGCTTCAGCTGTATCTTTAGATTTTTCTATTAAATCAATTATTTCTCGGAGATTATTTGTGGCTTGGATCAGAGCTTCAACTATCTCTTGTCTATTTTTAATATTTTTTAGCAAATAATTACTTCTTAGTAAAATAGTATTTTCTCTAAACTCTAAGAAATTATCTAATAATTTTCTTAGTGTAAGTTGTACTGGTTGGCCATTGACCAATGCAAGTAAAATGGCACCAAAATTATTTTGTAATGCAGTTTTTTGATACAAAAAATCTAGAATTCTTTTTGGATCAGAATCTCTTTTAACTTCAACAAGAATTCGCATTCCATCTCGATCACTTTCATCTCTAATGTCTGCTATTCCCGAAACTTTACCATTATTTACAAGATCAGCTAATTTTTCAATCCAACCAGCTTTGTTTAATTGATACGGTAGTTCGGAAATAATAATTACACTTCTTTTGTGTTTACCTTTACCAGGATTAATTTCTTCAATGTGAGCTATTCCTCTCATAGTTATACTTCCTCTCCCTTTTGTATATGTTTCTTTGATTCCATGACTTATTAAGATTTCACCTCCCGTTGGAAAGTCTGGTCCAGGTATGAGTTCTAATAATTTTTCTTCATTTAATGAGGGTTTCTTTATTATTGCTATTAAAGCCTCGACTACTTCATTTAAATTATGTGGTGGAATACTTGTTGCCATCCCAACGGCAATTCCTGCACTTCCATTTAAGATTAGGAAAGGTAGTTGAGCTGGTAAGACATCTGGTTCCTGCTGTGAGCCATCAAAATTTGGTGAGAAATCTACAGTTTCTTGATCTATTTCGCTTAAAATTGCATCGTTAGATATCGGTGCTAGTCGAGTTTCTGTATATCTCATTGCAGCTGGAGGATCATCATCAATTGATCCAAAGTTTCCATGGCCATCAAGAATTGGGTATCTTGAATTAAAAAGCTGAACTTGTCTTACAAGTGCATCGTAAACAGCTTGATCTCCATGCGGATGATATTTGCCAAGAACATCGCCTACAACACGAGCACATTTTCTATAAGGCCTATCGGGTGTAAGTCCTAATTCGTGCATCGCAAAAAGAATTCTTCTTTGCACTGGTTTCAAACCATCTCTTGCGTCTGGCAATGCTCTTCCAACGATTACGCTCATTGCGTACTCGAGATAAGAACGCTGCATTTCTTGATGCAACGATATGGGTTTCAGGCGTTCTTTGGCCATCTTTGAGTTTGTAAGAGGCCTAAATTTCTTTATTTAGGCTACTAACTAATTTACTAAAAACCAGTTTTTTGTTATACATTAATTCATTGACTTTTTTCTTTGGCTTCTCTAACTACTTTTTTCATTTCTTTGTTTTTAAATAAAAGTTGTGCAGATTTTTGTAATTTCTTTCCCCATAATTGTTTTCTTTGATATTCGTTTGAAACATAATTAGGATTAGATTTCAAAGCAATTTTTGCTAAGTTCAATGATTCAACAGATTTATTATTAAAGGAATATAATACTATTGCTAGAGCTAGCATTGGTTCAGCATCATTGCTGATTTCAAGTGCAGATCTAAACTTTGAGATAGCTTCTTTGAAATTATTTAATTCATATAAAACGAGACCTTCATTATTAATCGATTGCCAGAAATTGGAATTAATTTTTGAAGATTTTTTAAAAGCAATTAGTGCTAATCTATAGTTGTTTAACATTATTTCAGCGTTACCTAGCTGAAAATAGCCTCTTGCATTATTTTTATTAATTGATAATCCTTTTTTTATAGAAGTTTTGGCGTTTTTTGGATCATTCAGGTTCATGTATATATAGGCTTTTCTCAGATATATACTTTCCTCATTTGGTCTTAATTTTATTGCTTGGTTTAAAGATGATAATGCTTCATAATTCTTATTTGATCTAACCTGAGCTTCTGCAAGGCTTGTCCAAAGTGCTATTTCATTAGGATGTAATTTAATAGCCAGTTTTAAAAGTCTGATTGCCTCTTCATTTTGGCCAAATTGAATTAATTGTATAGCTGTTTTTTCAATTTGTATGGCAGTAGATTCTAATTCTTGTTGATTAGGCTCGTTTATTTTAGGAAAAAAAGCTGATGATTGATTTATAAGACAAGATTCAAATAGACTTAGATAAAGTATAAACTTATAAATCCCTGATATTTTTTTCATTTTTATTAATCATTTGATATTGAATTTATATTTCTGCGCCACATCCATGGTTTAATTCTTTTTAATGCTGACTTGCTTAAAGTTTCTTTCCATTTTGAATCACTCCATGATAAGGCATCTTTTTTAGTTATATTTAATATCCATTGAGATGGTTGAAGATCAGGTTCAGAAGTGTTTGGGATGTTTTTATGATTCCACGGACATACTTCTTGGCAAATATCACAACCAGCAACCCAATTACCCATTTTATTAATAATATCTTTTGGTAGTTGTTGATCTCTGTTCTCTAATGTGTGATAGGCCAAACATTTGTTTGAATTAATAATAAATGGCTCTTCTATTGCCTTCGTTGGGCATGCTTCAATACATTGCTCACATTCACCACATATAGGTTTTGAAGGTTCGTCAGCTTCTAAAGCCTCAGTAGATAAAAGATGGCCTAAAAACATCCATGAGCCTATTGTAGGGTTAATTATATTGCTATGTTTTCCTATCCATCCAATTCCAGCTTCTTCGGCCCAGGCTTTGTCTAATAATGCGCTTGTATCAACACATATTTTCCATTGTGAGTTTGGTCTTTCTTTTTCTAAAAATTTAGCAATTTTGTTTAATTTTTTTTCAATAATCTTGTGATAATCTTTTCCCCACCCATATCTGGCAATTGATATATCTTTAGGCGTTTTTTCCATATCTACATAGTAATTAAGTCCAACGGCAAGAACACTTTGAACGCCTTGAAGCAAGTTTTCTATATTTTTTCTTCTTGCGCTTTTCATCCATTCCATTTTTGCTTGATGTCCAGCTTGGAGCCATCTCTCTAAGGAAGCAGTTCGAAGTTTGATTCTTGAAGATCCTGGAACCTTTGCAATACCTACTGCATCAAAGCCTTCTTCAAAAGCTTTTTCTTTAATTTTTTTTGTGAGAGCAATAGAATTTTTCAAGATCGGAGTTAGCTTTTCATTAATAATGTTTTTGCCTTTAATTAAAAGGTTCTTCAGTCAATTCGCACTTTATTAGGAGCTTCAAATACTTTTTTTGATGTTTTATTTCTATTAATAGCTTAAATTATTTAATTAATGCACTTAATTTGGTTAGATTGTGTATATATATATTTTTCGGACTCTCTTTATTTGGTGCAGTCCTCTCCTAAGGAAGATCTGACTCTTGGCTCAAGGCTTCAGCAGGATCTTAAAAATGACCTAATAGCTGGTCTATTGGTGGTTATTCCGTTAGCTACCACTATTTGGTTGTCTACAATTGTCAGCCGCTTTGTTCTGGCAATATTAACTTCAATACCAAAACAATTAAATCCCTTCATTACTCTCAATCCTTTATTGCAAGACCTTATCAATCTTGCTTTGGGTTTAACCGTCCCACTACTCGGGATTTTGTTGATAGGTCTCATGGCCAGAAATTTTGTGGGGAGATGGTTGCTCGAATTTGGGGAAGGAACTCTGTCTCGAATACCACTTGCGGGTTCAGTGTATAAAACCCTTAAACAACTTTTAGAAACTTTTTTGAGAGATAATTCAACTAGATTTAGAAGAGTTGTGTTAGTTGAATATCCCCGAGAAGGTTTATTCAGCGTTGGTTTTGTGACTGGTATTGTTGGACCATCTCTACAAACTGAACCAAATCAACCTTTATTAAGTGTTTTTATACCTACTGCACCAAACCCTACAACTGGTTGGTACACATTAGTGCCAGAAGACTCTGTTAAAGATTTAGATATATCTGTTGAAGATGCTTTTAGAACCATTATTTCTGCTGGAATTGTAAATCCTGATGATAGGAGTAACTCTACAAATACGTCTTTTTCTAGTTTGTTTTCTCAGTTAAGAGCATCATCTTCGTAAAGTAATTTTTAGTCATAGTTATGCAATTAAAATCAATTTCCAGAGAGTTAGCTCTTTTACTTTTAGGACAAATTAAAAAAAAAGATATTAATAAATTAAATATTGAAAGTTTACTTAGTAGAGCAATTGAATCTTTAACCCAACATTGGCGCGATCAATTAGATTCATGTGCATCACAATTAGAAAAAGCAAATCAGGCATTATTGGATAGTGAATTTAAAGCAGATGCTGGATTGTTAATTAAATCTCGAAATCATTTAGAAACTTGTTTAATCGACTCAGAGAACATACTTAACTGTTTGTCTGAAAGTATCGAATTACCAAGATTACTAGCGTTAGTTGATCAAAATGAAATACGTGAGCTAGCTATTAAGAGAGTTCACTTAATCATTGACAAGCAAGATGAGATTGATCATAAGCTTGATAGCGTTATGGAAGGTTGGCGTTTAAAAAGATTACCCAGAATTGATAGAGACATTTTGAGATTGGCATGGATTGATTTGATCGATTTTAATACTCCTATTGCTGTTACTTGTAATGAAGCCGTAAACCTGGCTAATCGTTATAGCGATGAACAAGGACGGAGAATGATTAATGGAGTTTTAAGGAAACTTCAAAATTCTGCTTTAATACTAAATTTGAAATGAAAGACGATTTTTCTCAGGAGGAAAAGAATGCTTCTAATATGAAGCAAAGTGAGAATTCCTCATCTGTTAAAGACGAATCTTTAGACTGGGCAAAACAAGCTTATTTGCAATTAAAATATAAGCAAAAAGAGCAAAAAGAGTTACGTCAAAAAGAAATTGAAGAAAAAGAGATATTTAAAACTAAAACTAAAATTAATGTCAACGAAGATTTCAAATCAAATATTGAAGTTGAAAATACACAACAAATTAGTCAAGATTCAGAAGGAGAAGATCAGCCTCAACTTGGGGATTTTGATGATACTTTTACATGGTCAGCAGAAGTTTTAGCTGCCCAAGGTAAAAAAATTGATCAATTTTCATTAGATGAAATCGATTGGTTAAGCAGGCTAAAGCAAGGATTAGAAAAAACTCGTAAAGGATTTGTTACTGATTTATTAGATAAATTAGGTGACGATCCACTTACTCCTGAAGTTCTTGATGATCTAGAGACCCTTTTACTTAGAGCAGATGCTGGAGTTTCTGCCACTGATCAAATTCTAGAATCGCTAAGAACGAAGCTCAATGAGGAAGTTGTTGAATCTTCTGAGGGTTTGCGTTTTTTAAAAGAACAATTAGTGAATATTTTAGAAAAGCCAATAAAAGATAGTGGCATTGATTTACTTTCTCCACAAAAAGGTTGTTTAAATATTTGGATGTTAGTAGGTGTTAATGGAGTTGGAAAAACGACAACTCTAGGTAAATTGGCAAGTGTTGCAAAAAGAAGTGGTTTTTCAGCAATGATTGCTGCTGCAGATACTTTTAGAGCAGCAGCAGTTCAACAAGTAAAGGTATGGGGAGACAGAACAGGTGTTGAAGTTATTGCAAATGAATCTAAGAATGCCGATCCAGCATCGATAGTTTTTGATGCTATTGGTGCAAGTAAATCAAAAAATATAGATTTATTATTAGTAGATACTGCTGGAAGATTACAAACGAAAAATAATTTGATGGAGGAATTAAAAAAAATTAGAAAAATTATCGATAAACTTGCTCCTAATGCAAACGTTGAATCTTTACTAGTGCTTGATTCTAGTCAAGGTCAAAATGGTCTAAGGCAGGCTTTAGCATTTGCTGATTCAGCAGAATTGACAGGGGTAATACTCACCAAACTTGATGGATCTTCTAGAGGAGGTGTTGCGATGGCTGTTGCATCAGAAGCAAAACTTCCTGTCAGATTTATCGGGGCTGGTGAGAAAATTAGGGACTTGCGACCATTTAATAGTTTTGAATTTATTGAGGCACTTTTAACTGTGAGATGATCTTTAGATATTTTTTGTATATGTTGCTAGGTTTTAATTTCTTTATTGCTGGAGAATGGTGAAAGAAAATTCTCCAATTTCAGAACAACAAAGTCAACCTCCAACTAACCTCTTATCAAGTGCTGCTTCCAAGTCTCTAAGCGATTTGGTTCATAGTCTTTCTCAAGAGCAAATTGTTAATCAAGATTTATTGCTTTCATTAAGCTTTGCTCTGCGAAGCTTTACTAATTTACAGCGTTTTTTTGAACTTATTCCACTTCTTGTAACGCAATTAGTTGGTGTTAGAGGATCATTGTTAATTCCATTTCAAGATGATGGAAGTCTTTGGCGCGAACAATTACGAATGGTTCCTATCGATGAAGATCAGGAACTTTTTAGAAAATTATTTCTTTTAGAAGAAGGTAAGAAAACGGGTTTTGGGATGCAGGAAAATAATATTGCAATGTTAGATCGTTTAGTTCAAAGACATTTTGATTCTTCTAATGTAATTGCCACATCGATAGTTTCTCGAGGAAGACCGCGGGGTAGGTTATATGCATTTGATAAAAAAGAGATTGTTTTTGGTAGTAATGTTCATCGAAAACATATTCAAATAGTTGCTGATCTGACAGGAGTAGCTATAGAAAACGATGCCATATTTCAGGTCATTCGTAATCATGAGAAAGTTGATAGACAAATAAGTATTGGCGCTGAAATCCAATCACAATTATTACCTGATCAATGTCCAGTAATTGAAGGGGTTGAATTAGCTGCTTGCTGTAGGCCGGCTTTTCAAGTAGGTGGTGATTATTACGATTTTATGCCCACTCGCTCAGATTTGAATGAAACAGCCAAAGCAACTGGCCGTTGGGCTTTTGTGATTGGTGATGTTATGGGTAAAGGTGTTCCTGCTGGATTGTTGATGACTATGTTACGAGGAATGCTTAGAGCGGAAGTTTTAACAGGATTATCCCCTGATTCTATTTTGCATGACTTAAATCAATTAGCTCTGGAAGATTTGACTCAGTCACATCGGTTTGTAACTTTGTTTTATTCGGACTTTGATCCGCAATCAAGAAAATTACGTTTTGCTAATGCCGCTCATAATCCTCCGTTGCTGTGGAGCGCTAAGTCAAAATCAATTAAAAGATTAGATGCTCCCGGTTTATTGATAGGTCTTCAACCTGAAGCTGAATATGGATGTGGGGAGATATTTCTGCAGCCGGGTGATGTCCTTCTCTACTATACCGATGGAGTTACTGAGGCACCTGGTGTATCAGGCGAACGTTTTGATGAGAATCGTTTAATAACTTATTTAAATAAATTTGCTAGGGAAGGCTTGGGGGCTAAACAAATACTAAATAAACTTTTTGAAAGATTAGATGGTTTTGTTGGTGTTAGTGACCATCATCTTGAAGATGATGCATCAATGGTGGTTTTAAAAGTTAATGAAGAATCAATGGTTCCTTAATTAACTTATTAATCGCCTGACAATTGTTAATACTCTTGCTTTATTTGTATTAGTAACTTGGAAAAAGCATTGAGCACAACTTGGAGCGAGAGATTTGATAAAGGACTTAATCCCTTTATAGAAAAATTTAATGCTTCAATCGAGTTTGATATTTGTTTATTAGAAGAAGATTTGGATGGATCAATTGCTCATGCACGTATGCTTGGAATTCAAGGGATTATTACTAAGGAAGAGGCTATTAGATTAGAAAATGGTCTTCAACAGATTAGGAAAGAGGCCTCAGATGGCTTATTCCAGCCTGTCATTGCAGATGAAGACGTGCATTTTGCAGTAGAAAAAAAATTAATAGATTTGATAGGGCCGTTAGGGAAAAAGCTACATACTGGTCGTAGTCGTAATGATCAAGTTGGAACAGATCTTAGATTATGGCTAAGAAAGCGTATTGATGAAATTGATATGGATTTGGAGCGTCTTCAGAAATCTCTTTTTTTATTAGCAGAAGAAAATCTTTATACGCTTATTCCTGGTTATACGCATTTACAAAGAGCACAACCTTTGTCCTTAGCTCATCATTTATTGGCATATGTTGAGATGGCACAAAGGGATAGAAATAGATTAAAAGATGTAAGAAAAAGAGTGAATATTTCCCCACTAGGAGCAGCTGCTTTAGCTGGAACATCTATTTCTATAAGTAGAAAAATTACTTCTTCAGAATTGGACTTTCAAGATATTTATTCTAATAGTTTAGATGCTGTAAGTGATAGAGACTTTGTCGTAGAATTTTTAGGAGCTTCTTCCTTGATTATGGCTCATTTAAGTAGATTATCTGAAGAAGTTATTTTGTGGGCATCGGAAGAATTTGCGTTTATTCAATTAACCGACCGTTGTGCTACCGGAAGTAGTCTTATGCCTCAAAAAAAGAATCCTGATGTACCAGAGCTTGTTCGAGGTAAATCTGGGAGAGTCTTTGGACATTTACAAGCTATGCTTACTATGATTAAAGGATTACCTTTAGCTTACAATAAAGATTTTCAAGAAGATAAAGAAGCCATATTTGATAGTGTAAAAACAGTTAAGAATTCCTTGATTGCTATATCAATATTGTTTGAAGAAGGTTTAATTTTTAGAAAAGAAAGACTTAATAATTCTGTTTCATCGGATTTTTCAAATGCCACTGACGTTGCTGATTATTTAGTGGCTAAGGACATTCCATTCCGAGAGGCTTATCAATTAGTTGGGCGAATTGTAAAATCTTCTTTGGAGGAGGGGATTTTATTAAAAGATATTCCTTTAGAAAGATGGAAAACATTTCATAAATTTTTTGAAAAAGATATTTATCATAAGCTTTTACCATCCAGTGTTGTTAAGTCTCGTTTGAGTGCTGGTGGAACTGGCTTTGAGAGAGTCCAAGAACAGCTTGATTCTTGGCGCGAAAAATTATTTAATTAAAAAAATTGTTTTCAATCAATTTTAGGGCTTTCGGTATTAAAGTGTTTAGTGATAACTCAATTTAGAGTTATTAATTTTGGCTATTTATAGCCGATTAGTTACATTTCATTTTAAGTCAATTTTCAAGTGAGTATTTTTGTCGGCAACTTGCCCTTCCGCGCTGAGCAGGAAGATGTCATGGAATTGTTTACTCCCTTTGGGGAGGTGTCAAATTGTTCTTTACCTTTAGAACGAGATACAGGACGCAAAAGAGGTTTTGCTTTTGTTGAGATGGCTGATGAAGCAGTTGAAGCTTCAGCAATTGAATCTCTTCAAGGTGCTGAGCTTATGGGTCGTCCATTAAGAATCAATAAAGCTGAACCTAGAGGGAGTGCTCCCAGACGAGGTGGCGGTGGCGGCTATGGCGGTGGCGGCCAAGGCGGTTACGGCGGTGGCGGCTATGGCGGTGGTGGCCAAGGCGGTTACGGCGGTGGTGGCCAAGGCGGTTACGGCGGTGGCGGCCAAGGCGGCTATGGCGGTGGTGGCCAAGGCGGTTACGGCGGTGGCGGCCAAGGCGGCTATGGCGGTGGTGGCCAAGGCGGTTACGGCGGTGGCGGCCAAGGCAGCTATGGCGGTGGTGGCCAAGGCGGCTATGGCGGTGGCGGCTATGGCGGTGGTGGCCAAGGCGGTTACGGCGGTGGCGGTCAAGGTGATCAATCAGCTCAAGATAGACCTTCTGGAGCTAAAGGCTGGGAAGACCGTAGTCATGGCAATGCTTCTCAAGATTCAAATGGCTTTGATCAAGGT is a window of Prochlorococcus marinus str. MIT 0917 DNA encoding:
- a CDS encoding DUF502 domain-containing protein codes for the protein MVQSSPKEDLTLGSRLQQDLKNDLIAGLLVVIPLATTIWLSTIVSRFVLAILTSIPKQLNPFITLNPLLQDLINLALGLTVPLLGILLIGLMARNFVGRWLLEFGEGTLSRIPLAGSVYKTLKQLLETFLRDNSTRFRRVVLVEYPREGLFSVGFVTGIVGPSLQTEPNQPLLSVFIPTAPNPTTGWYTLVPEDSVKDLDISVEDAFRTIISAGIVNPDDRSNSTNTSFSSLFSQLRASSS
- a CDS encoding DNA gyrase/topoisomerase IV subunit A; translation: MAKERLKPISLHQEMQRSYLEYAMSVIVGRALPDARDGLKPVQRRILFAMHELGLTPDRPYRKCARVVGDVLGKYHPHGDQAVYDALVRQVQLFNSRYPILDGHGNFGSIDDDPPAAMRYTETRLAPISNDAILSEIDQETVDFSPNFDGSQQEPDVLPAQLPFLILNGSAGIAVGMATSIPPHNLNEVVEALIAIIKKPSLNEEKLLELIPGPDFPTGGEILISHGIKETYTKGRGSITMRGIAHIEEINPGKGKHKRSVIIISELPYQLNKAGWIEKLADLVNNGKVSGIADIRDESDRDGMRILVEVKRDSDPKRILDFLYQKTALQNNFGAILLALVNGQPVQLTLRKLLDNFLEFRENTILLRSNYLLKNIKNRQEIVEALIQATNNLREIIDLIEKSKDTAEARNNLIINLKINERQADGILGMPLKKITSLEKDSLKNEIKDLKSKRIELELIINDKKELMKVMIKEMKELKKRFGSPRRTKLIEGGDALIAERMANQRPNKELQRINALKELSTDSEIIIQSNNEIKIIPSITIKKLKLKDSDQNRKDILPTKLIWPIKDEPKILAVSQEGKVGLLKWEFAGQKPGPIEQFLPAGLENDKIINLIPLIEVKDISLGLISSDGKFKRISINEIKDISNRSTTILKLKDSIKLKTCILCKENNYLYIVSDIGRIIKIKITENNFPFMGKLAQGTNIIKLFPGENIIEALSFEEKHDKDLILVTNKGSFIKHSTKEIKESKRGELGTMGIHFKENKKIKDRVINCFINNKYVYIKTDKERYEKLKTDQIDSSPYKKEKKLNIELNDNEFITSIFSMIIPEKN
- the queG gene encoding tRNA epoxyqueuosine(34) reductase QueG, whose protein sequence is MKNSIALTKKIKEKAFEEGFDAVGIAKVPGSSRIKLRTASLERWLQAGHQAKMEWMKSARRKNIENLLQGVQSVLAVGLNYYVDMEKTPKDISIARYGWGKDYHKIIEKKLNKIAKFLEKERPNSQWKICVDTSALLDKAWAEEAGIGWIGKHSNIINPTIGSWMFLGHLLSTEALEADEPSKPICGECEQCIEACPTKAIEEPFIINSNKCLAYHTLENRDQQLPKDIINKMGNWVAGCDICQEVCPWNHKNIPNTSEPDLQPSQWILNITKKDALSWSDSKWKETLSKSALKRIKPWMWRRNINSISND
- a CDS encoding PP2C family protein-serine/threonine phosphatase, which translates into the protein MKENSPISEQQSQPPTNLLSSAASKSLSDLVHSLSQEQIVNQDLLLSLSFALRSFTNLQRFFELIPLLVTQLVGVRGSLLIPFQDDGSLWREQLRMVPIDEDQELFRKLFLLEEGKKTGFGMQENNIAMLDRLVQRHFDSSNVIATSIVSRGRPRGRLYAFDKKEIVFGSNVHRKHIQIVADLTGVAIENDAIFQVIRNHEKVDRQISIGAEIQSQLLPDQCPVIEGVELAACCRPAFQVGGDYYDFMPTRSDLNETAKATGRWAFVIGDVMGKGVPAGLLMTMLRGMLRAEVLTGLSPDSILHDLNQLALEDLTQSHRFVTLFYSDFDPQSRKLRFANAAHNPPLLWSAKSKSIKRLDAPGLLIGLQPEAEYGCGEIFLQPGDVLLYYTDGVTEAPGVSGERFDENRLITYLNKFAREGLGAKQILNKLFERLDGFVGVSDHHLEDDASMVVLKVNEESMVP
- a CDS encoding tetratricopeptide repeat protein, producing MKKISGIYKFILYLSLFESCLINQSSAFFPKINEPNQQELESTAIQIEKTAIQLIQFGQNEEAIRLLKLAIKLHPNEIALWTSLAEAQVRSNKNYEALSSLNQAIKLRPNEESIYLRKAYIYMNLNDPKNAKTSIKKGLSINKNNARGYFQLGNAEIMLNNYRLALIAFKKSSKINSNFWQSINNEGLVLYELNNFKEAISKFRSALEISNDAEPMLALAIVLYSFNNKSVESLNLAKIALKSNPNYVSNEYQRKQLWGKKLQKSAQLLFKNKEMKKVVREAKEKSQ
- a CDS encoding RNA recognition motif domain-containing protein translates to MSIFVGNLPFRAEQEDVMELFTPFGEVSNCSLPLERDTGRKRGFAFVEMADEAVEASAIESLQGAELMGRPLRINKAEPRGSAPRRGGGGGYGGGGQGGYGGGGYGGGGQGGYGGGGQGGYGGGGQGGYGGGGQGGYGGGGQGGYGGGGQGGYGGGGQGSYGGGGQGGYGGGGYGGGGQGGYGGGGQGDQSAQDRPSGAKGWEDRSHGNASQDSNGFDQGRSRRRRGASPEGGDDSTADYGGAES
- the nusB gene encoding transcription antitermination factor NusB: MQLKSISRELALLLLGQIKKKDINKLNIESLLSRAIESLTQHWRDQLDSCASQLEKANQALLDSEFKADAGLLIKSRNHLETCLIDSENILNCLSESIELPRLLALVDQNEIRELAIKRVHLIIDKQDEIDHKLDSVMEGWRLKRLPRIDRDILRLAWIDLIDFNTPIAVTCNEAVNLANRYSDEQGRRMINGVLRKLQNSALILNLK
- the ftsY gene encoding signal recognition particle-docking protein FtsY; protein product: MKDDFSQEEKNASNMKQSENSSSVKDESLDWAKQAYLQLKYKQKEQKELRQKEIEEKEIFKTKTKINVNEDFKSNIEVENTQQISQDSEGEDQPQLGDFDDTFTWSAEVLAAQGKKIDQFSLDEIDWLSRLKQGLEKTRKGFVTDLLDKLGDDPLTPEVLDDLETLLLRADAGVSATDQILESLRTKLNEEVVESSEGLRFLKEQLVNILEKPIKDSGIDLLSPQKGCLNIWMLVGVNGVGKTTTLGKLASVAKRSGFSAMIAAADTFRAAAVQQVKVWGDRTGVEVIANESKNADPASIVFDAIGASKSKNIDLLLVDTAGRLQTKNNLMEELKKIRKIIDKLAPNANVESLLVLDSSQGQNGLRQALAFADSAELTGVILTKLDGSSRGGVAMAVASEAKLPVRFIGAGEKIRDLRPFNSFEFIEALLTVR
- the argH gene encoding argininosuccinate lyase, whose protein sequence is MEKALSTTWSERFDKGLNPFIEKFNASIEFDICLLEEDLDGSIAHARMLGIQGIITKEEAIRLENGLQQIRKEASDGLFQPVIADEDVHFAVEKKLIDLIGPLGKKLHTGRSRNDQVGTDLRLWLRKRIDEIDMDLERLQKSLFLLAEENLYTLIPGYTHLQRAQPLSLAHHLLAYVEMAQRDRNRLKDVRKRVNISPLGAAALAGTSISISRKITSSELDFQDIYSNSLDAVSDRDFVVEFLGASSLIMAHLSRLSEEVILWASEEFAFIQLTDRCATGSSLMPQKKNPDVPELVRGKSGRVFGHLQAMLTMIKGLPLAYNKDFQEDKEAIFDSVKTVKNSLIAISILFEEGLIFRKERLNNSVSSDFSNATDVADYLVAKDIPFREAYQLVGRIVKSSLEEGILLKDIPLERWKTFHKFFEKDIYHKLLPSSVVKSRLSAGGTGFERVQEQLDSWREKLFN